In a single window of the Nilaparvata lugens isolate BPH chromosome 1, ASM1435652v1, whole genome shotgun sequence genome:
- the LOC111061331 gene encoding zinc finger protein 239, with amino-acid sequence MRRHTGEKPFKCGTCDKAFRSKIGLAQHEAQHTGQYEYTCDTCGKGFQCKSYLSVHQRVHSDSKPYTCETCDRQFKTKQSLLDHENRHLGVKPYLCETCGRGFITKGLCKSHQRVHAGTDNRQFPCPVCHKLFVSKSYLTTHARIHTGEKPFICEVCGKGFLTRVDLRIHATVHTGEKSFVCEVCGKAFARRDALRCHRRSHTGERPYHCDVCGQSFTQFSPMAIHRYCSSFSSSSSSSSFSSSSQSPPTATQSPPTATQSPPTATQSPPTATQSLTQIVAGAEQSAADVCSSKPFLTAYVSQPTTTSQTITTSQQTTTSQQTMTSFHCEMPG; translated from the exons ATGCGGCGTCACACGGGTGAGAAGCCGTTCAAGTGTGGCACGTGTGACAAGGCGTTCCGCTCCAAGATTGGGCTGGCTCAACACGAGGCACAACACACCGGCCAGTACGAGTACACGTGCGACACGTGTGGCAAAG GTTTCCAATGCAAGTCGTACCTGTCGGTCCACCAGCGCGTGCACAGTGACTCGAAGCCCTACACGTGTGAGACATGTGACCGGCAGTTCAAGACCAAGCAAAGCCTGCTCGACCACGAGAACAGGCACTTGGGCGTAAAGCCCTACCTGTGCGAGACGTGCGGCCGCGGCTTCATCACCAAAGGCTTGTGCAAGTCGCACCAGCGTGTGCACGCGGGCACCGACAACCGCCAGTTTCCCTGCCCTGTCTGCCACAAGCTGTTTGTCAGCAAGTCCTATCTCACCACGCATGCGCGGATTCACACCGGTGAAAAGCCATTCATCTGCGAG GTTTGTGGTAAGGGCTTTCTGACACGGGTGGACCTGCGCATCCATGCGACGGTTCACACGGGCGAGAAGAGCTTTGTGTGTGAGGTGTGTGGCAAGGCGTTTGCGCGTCGCGACGCCCTAAGGTGCCATCGGCGCAGTCACACTGGTGAGCGACCCTATCACTGTGACGTCTGCGGCCAGAGCTTCACACAGTTCTCGCCCATGGCCATACACAGGTAT tgctcctctttctcctcctcctcctcctcctcctccttctcctcctcc TCGCAGTCGCCGCCAACCGCCACTCAGTCGCCACCAACCGCCACTCAGTCGCCGCCAACCGCCACTCA GTCGCCGCCAACCGCCACTCAGTCGCTGACGCAAATAGTAGCAG GTGCCGAACAATCAGCAGCAGACGTCTGCAGTAGCAAGCCGTTCCTGACAGCGTATGTGTCGCAGCCGACCACGACGTCGCAGACGATAACGACATCGCAGCAGACAACGACATCACAGCAGACAATGACATCTTTCCACTGCGAAATGCCCGGTTAA